One segment of Rhodopirellula baltica SH 1 DNA contains the following:
- a CDS encoding DUF1501 domain-containing protein: MSEPNDLSRRNALKAVSSGFGYLAFAALATEQARASNPLEVKEPHFESKAKRVIFLSMRGAPSHVDTFDYKPQLTQDTGKVGKYGGTGRLLGSPWEFRQRGDSGLWISELFPELSKQADELCLLRGMHCDQPNHPQATTQTHTGNFQFPRPSMGAWTLYGLGTENENLPGFIVLNPSPGDSGNYASSFLPAIYQGTKMKAGGRSRGGFAQNMMRANTSNQPGRTRRGMQSGMNGDRRRRYAESRMGMSGGMDSSMQQRPFGRPFRDQFAGRDDSAIPNLTNRMLDPDLQRIQLDLIQNLNQNKLDRDGHQPQVEGMIESFELAYRMQSEMPEAIDLSDESQDTLDLYGINGSGTDDFGRQCLMARRLAERGVRFIECVSPGWDHHRNLRDEMDDHCSQIDQPIAGLLQDLKQRGLLDETLVIWAGEFGRTPHAQNGDGRDHNNKGYTTWMAGGGVRGGFSYGATDEHGYEAVEGKCHIHDWHATILHLLGLDHEKLTYRYAGRDFRLTDVYGSVISEIVG, encoded by the coding sequence ATGTCAGAGCCAAACGATCTCTCTCGCCGCAACGCACTCAAAGCAGTCAGCAGCGGATTTGGCTACCTCGCGTTTGCGGCATTGGCTACCGAACAAGCACGCGCCAGCAATCCACTGGAGGTGAAAGAGCCACACTTTGAATCCAAAGCCAAGCGAGTCATCTTTCTGTCGATGCGGGGTGCACCGTCACATGTCGACACGTTTGATTACAAACCGCAACTGACACAAGACACAGGAAAAGTTGGCAAGTACGGTGGTACCGGACGGTTGCTGGGATCGCCGTGGGAATTTCGTCAGCGAGGCGATAGTGGTTTGTGGATCTCGGAATTATTCCCTGAACTATCGAAGCAAGCCGATGAACTTTGTTTACTGCGAGGCATGCACTGCGATCAGCCCAATCACCCACAAGCGACCACGCAAACTCACACGGGAAACTTCCAGTTCCCGCGGCCGTCGATGGGGGCGTGGACGCTTTATGGTCTTGGCACCGAAAACGAGAACTTGCCCGGGTTCATCGTTTTGAATCCGTCCCCTGGTGACAGCGGCAACTATGCCAGTTCATTCTTGCCGGCGATCTATCAGGGAACCAAGATGAAAGCGGGCGGTCGAAGCCGCGGCGGGTTTGCTCAAAACATGATGCGTGCAAACACTTCGAATCAACCCGGTCGAACGCGCCGCGGGATGCAATCGGGAATGAACGGTGATCGACGCCGACGCTATGCCGAGTCGCGGATGGGGATGTCGGGCGGTATGGATTCATCGATGCAACAGCGTCCGTTTGGCCGTCCCTTCCGCGATCAATTCGCCGGACGCGATGACAGTGCGATTCCGAATCTGACCAACCGCATGTTGGATCCGGACCTGCAGCGCATTCAGTTGGATCTGATTCAAAACCTGAATCAAAACAAACTCGATCGCGATGGGCACCAGCCACAAGTGGAAGGCATGATCGAATCGTTTGAGTTGGCTTATCGAATGCAGTCCGAGATGCCCGAAGCGATCGATTTGTCCGATGAATCTCAGGACACGTTGGACCTGTACGGCATCAACGGTTCGGGCACGGATGACTTTGGTCGTCAGTGCTTGATGGCACGACGTTTGGCAGAACGCGGCGTCCGATTCATCGAATGCGTCAGCCCCGGATGGGATCACCACCGAAACTTGCGAGATGAAATGGACGATCATTGCTCGCAGATCGATCAACCCATCGCGGGGTTGTTGCAAGACCTCAAGCAACGAGGTTTGCTGGATGAAACACTGGTGATCTGGGCCGGTGAATTTGGCCGAACTCCACACGCTCAAAACGGAGATGGCCGCGACCACAACAACAAGGGTTACACCACTTGGATGGCCGGCGGCGGAGTTCGCGGTGGCTTCAGTTATGGAGCCACCGACGAACATGGTTACGAAGCCGTCGAAGGCAAATGCCACATCCACGATTGGCACGCCACGATCCTGCACCTGCTAGGGCTGGATCATGAAAAGTTGACCTATCGTTATGCGGGCCGCGACTTCCGATTGACCGATGTCTACGGAAGTGTGATCAGCGAGATTGTCGGTTGA
- a CDS encoding cohesin domain-containing protein produces the protein MAKTCRALTTERLEGRHLMASVSLDLIGPVPMQESVASIRVEDAPALRAAEIRFEFDPQFVQIEKEDIRPGAIWNNKAALIANVDEESGTVVAYVFSTQPILGSDGNLLDIEIDQSRNAACLTPAKLDLQHVRLNEGTIELESEPVAGPDPTDRSAMRSARSTDMFAPPETKPFIGPVLPDHLKPSHVDTVMNDIFRSPVHGRMLGFQRNG, from the coding sequence ATGGCCAAAACATGTCGCGCGTTGACGACCGAGCGTTTGGAAGGTCGACACTTGATGGCAAGTGTTTCGTTGGACCTCATCGGACCAGTTCCGATGCAAGAGTCCGTGGCTTCGATCCGAGTCGAAGATGCTCCCGCACTTCGAGCTGCCGAGATTCGATTTGAGTTCGACCCTCAGTTCGTGCAAATCGAAAAAGAAGACATCCGCCCCGGTGCGATCTGGAACAACAAAGCCGCTCTCATTGCGAATGTCGATGAGGAATCCGGCACCGTGGTTGCCTATGTGTTTTCCACTCAGCCGATCCTCGGCAGCGACGGCAACTTGCTCGACATCGAAATCGATCAATCGCGAAATGCGGCTTGCTTGACTCCGGCAAAGTTGGATCTCCAACATGTCCGGTTGAACGAAGGCACAATCGAATTGGAATCCGAACCCGTCGCGGGACCGGACCCAACGGACCGTTCTGCAATGCGTTCCGCACGCTCGACAGACATGTTTGCACCGCCGGAGACGAAGCCATTCATTGGCCCGGTCTTGCCGGACCACTTGAAACCCAGCCACGTGGACACGGTCATGAACGATATCTTCCGATCACCCGTTCACGGAAGAATGCTTGGCTTTCAACGCAACGGTTGA
- a CDS encoding cohesin domain-containing protein has protein sequence MKPSRSRRLSVESLEGRRLLAAVNIPDDLTSAPDAIVSVPVNIDSATGVRAAEIRLSYDTSVLDLDADDIDFGSIWGAGSDTQVTANVDDAAGTVVIFVSASSALTDVSGSLVELPFSVASNAVVDSTTVLDLTQVTLNEGQISVDPAPVSGSDSTDGLITITAAATGDDSISGFVYADANNDNVVGTGEAIPGVTVTLTNTSTGAEFQTTTDADGSYEFTDLAPGEYEIVQSQPVAYLDSGVNELTVTLVEGTAPEDQNFRELGLLPQYIFNRLHTNTVMPVGSDNWNDAISEINTFAESTNSSSATSSAAASSSVVAASTSSASGTEATTTATSDSTASGEPLMDESTTSPVTSTASSVATAQTAAMGTPVGSGDDDSDDTAAVDEVFANNLF, from the coding sequence ATGAAACCTTCTCGATCCCGTCGCCTTTCCGTTGAATCGCTCGAAGGCCGACGCCTTCTCGCAGCGGTCAATATTCCTGATGACCTCACGTCGGCACCCGATGCGATCGTCTCTGTTCCAGTGAACATTGACTCGGCAACCGGAGTGCGTGCGGCGGAGATTCGGTTGAGCTACGACACGTCGGTGTTGGATCTCGATGCTGATGACATCGACTTCGGCAGTATTTGGGGGGCCGGAAGTGACACCCAAGTCACTGCGAATGTGGACGACGCGGCGGGAACAGTGGTCATCTTTGTTTCTGCCTCCAGTGCGTTGACTGACGTTTCCGGCAGTCTGGTCGAACTTCCGTTTTCAGTGGCTAGCAACGCAGTGGTGGATAGCACCACGGTGCTGGACCTGACACAAGTCACATTGAACGAAGGACAAATCTCGGTCGATCCAGCACCCGTTTCCGGATCGGACTCAACCGACGGATTGATCACCATCACCGCGGCAGCAACCGGCGATGACTCGATCTCTGGATTTGTATACGCGGACGCAAACAATGACAACGTTGTTGGAACCGGCGAAGCCATCCCGGGCGTCACAGTCACTCTAACCAACACATCCACCGGCGCAGAATTTCAGACAACCACTGATGCCGACGGCAGTTACGAGTTCACCGATTTGGCACCCGGCGAATATGAAATTGTTCAGTCGCAACCAGTCGCTTACTTGGACAGTGGTGTCAACGAGCTGACCGTCACGCTTGTCGAAGGCACCGCGCCCGAAGATCAGAACTTCCGCGAACTGGGGCTGCTTCCTCAGTACATCTTCAATCGCTTGCACACGAACACGGTGATGCCCGTTGGTTCTGACAATTGGAACGACGCAATCAGCGAGATCAACACCTTCGCCGAGTCAACGAATAGCTCCAGTGCGACAAGTTCTGCGGCAGCAAGTTCCAGTGTCGTGGCGGCATCCACTTCGTCCGCTAGCGGGACCGAGGCAACCACCACCGCGACTTCGGATTCAACGGCCAGCGGCGAACCCTTGATGGATGAGTCAACCACATCGCCGGTAACTTCCACCGCATCGAGTGTTGCCACCGCACAAACGGCGGCGATGGGAACCCCCGTTGGTTCCGGTGACGACGACTCGGATGACACCGCCGCGGTCGATGAAGTTTTTGCAAACAATCTGTTTTAG